Proteins from a genomic interval of Thamnophis elegans isolate rThaEle1 chromosome 2, rThaEle1.pri, whole genome shotgun sequence:
- the NEUROG1 gene encoding neurogenin-1 has translation MSSALETSYSDLDNSSDVSFCITDDEGSLGGLQIPSLAFPKHLASPEPGSQRCEEEKERGKRRRGRTKVKNESVLHTIKKTRRVKANDRERNRMHNLNAALDELRSVLPTFPDDTKLTKIETLRFAYNYIWALSETLRLADQCLQKTPKAMVLPSFLASTDPPSPGSDAGSWISTASPATSSLSACTSSPSSPATSEDYCYGPGDGLFSFHSLPKDLLQNTACFVQYH, from the coding sequence ATGTCCTCTGCTTTGGAGACCAGCTACTCCGACCTTGACAACAGCAGTGACGTGTCCTTTTGTATCACAGATGATGAAGGGAGCCTTGGGGGCTTACAGATCCCTTCCCTGGCCTTTCCCAAACATCTTGCCTCCCCAGAGCCTGGTTCCCAGAGGTGCGAAGAAGAGAAAGAACGGGGGAAGAGGCGCAGGGGCCGCACCAAGGTCAAGAACGAATCTGTCCTTCACACCATCAAAAAAACCAGGCGGGTCAAAGCCAACGACAGGGAACGCAATCGAATGCATAATCTCAACGCAGCCCTGGATGAGCTCCGGAGCGTCCTGCCCACCTTTCCAGATGACACTAAATTGACTAAGATTGAGACCCTGCGCTTTGCCTATAACTACATCTGGGCTCTTTCGGAAACCCTGCGGCTGGCTGATCAGTGCCTTCAGAAAACCCCCAAAGCGATGGTGCTGCCCAGTTTCTTGGCCTCCACCGATCCACCCAGCCCAGGCAGTGATGCAGGATCCTGGATTTCCACAGCATCTCCTGCCACctcttctctctctgcctgcACTTCAAGTCCCAGCAGCCCAGCCACCTCCGAAGACTATTGTTATGGGCCTGGTGACGGTCtcttctccttccacagcctgcccAAAGACTTGCTCCAGAATACAGCTTGTTTTGTGCAGTACCATTAA